CTTCATTGCCCAGCGAGCCAGTGCCGGGCGATGAACTCCCGCACGATCTGCGCCGCCACTGCCGCCGTCTGCCCGGTATCGAACGGCGCGACCTCAACGTAATCGAAACCCGCGACCTCGGGCGCGAGGGCACGCACGACCTCCCGGATCTCGAGCGGCGTCATCCCGAACGGCTCAGGCGTCCCGAGGCCGGGGGTGAGGCAGCAGTCGATCGCGTCGGCATCGATCGAGAGGTAGATCCTCCTCCCCGCAACGTGCTCCCGGACCTCCCGGAGGACGGCGGCGATCCCCCGCTCGCGCACCGCGTCGGCGGTGTAGAGGCGCGTCCTCTCCGCCGCAATCTCATACTGCTCGCGATCGCCGCTCCGGGCACCGATGATGACGACGTCCTCGACCGTATCGAGGACGCGCCGGGTGACGCACCCGTGGCTGTAGGGCGTCCCGTCGAGTTCGTCCCGGAGATCCAGGTGAGCGTCGCAGACGACGTAGACCTCCGGCCGGACGGCCCTGACCGCGCCGACGGTCGCGGTGTGCTCGCCGCCGAGCATCACCGGCACCTTGCCGTCGCGGACGATATCTCCCGCGACGTCCGCGACCTCTCCGGCGACCTCCTCCGGCAGCCGGGAGACCGCAAGATCGCCGAGATCCGTCACCGGCACTTCCGAAAAGTCTATTCTGGTCCCGGGGTCGTAGGACTCGAAATTGAACGAGACCTCCCGGATCGCCCGGGGTCCGAACCGCGCCCCCGGCCGAAACGACGTCGTTCCGTCGTAGGGGACGCCGAAGACGGCGTAGCGGGCATCCTCATACGATGCATCCGCATCCGCAAAATGGAGATGGGCGAGCTCATGCATGCCCGTTTTCGTAAGCCAGAAAAGGTCACTCAAGTTTCTTCTTGCCCAGGGATGATATGTACGGGATCTCCTTACCCGGCTCAAGACCGGCGATCTGCTCCTCGGTCACGTTGAGTTCGAACATATCGAAGTCCTTGACGTCCATAAGCTGGACGGTCGTGCCGGCGATCGAGATGACCTGCGCCATCTTCCGCTCCACTACGGGCACGTAGGTCTTTGCCGAGACCGGCTGGACGATCGAGCGCTTGACGCCGTCGAAGATGCCGATGCAGTCGATCCGGGACTTTGCTGCCCCGTGCTTCCCCGGCTTGGAGGTGGCGATGGAGACAATTCTGCAAGGCTCATCATCTACGACGACGTAACGTCCTTCTTTCAGTTTCCCAACTTCTGTCTGTTCCTTCATATTGTCTCACTCGGTAAACGCGTGATTAATGTATCTGAATTACAGTACATAAATACACCGTAGAATAAGGGACGGGACGAGGAGAGTTGATGGAGTTCATCCGGGCATGTGAGGACGTGGCAGGGGCGGTCCGGGATGCCGTGGCCGGCATGGTCGGAACGCCTGAGGGCGGTGCGTACGTCAAGATGGGCGCGGACGGCACGCCCACGAAGAAGATCGACCAGGTCGCAGAGGATATCATCGTTGACTACTTCA
The genomic region above belongs to Methanoculleus horonobensis and contains:
- a CDS encoding translation initiation factor IF-5A, whose amino-acid sequence is MKEQTEVGKLKEGRYVVVDDEPCRIVSIATSKPGKHGAAKSRIDCIGIFDGVKRSIVQPVSAKTYVPVVERKMAQVISIAGTTVQLMDVKDFDMFELNVTEEQIAGLEPGKEIPYISSLGKKKLE
- the speB gene encoding agmatinase; this translates as MHELAHLHFADADASYEDARYAVFGVPYDGTTSFRPGARFGPRAIREVSFNFESYDPGTRIDFSEVPVTDLGDLAVSRLPEEVAGEVADVAGDIVRDGKVPVMLGGEHTATVGAVRAVRPEVYVVCDAHLDLRDELDGTPYSHGCVTRRVLDTVEDVVIIGARSGDREQYEIAAERTRLYTADAVRERGIAAVLREVREHVAGRRIYLSIDADAIDCCLTPGLGTPEPFGMTPLEIREVVRALAPEVAGFDYVEVAPFDTGQTAAVAAQIVREFIARHWLAGQ